A single Paraburkholderia sp. D15 DNA region contains:
- a CDS encoding TetR family transcriptional regulator, translating to MHDGTKNDKRARGRPRNYDPDQALSDARDAFWQGGYAGTSLDALSEATGMNRPSLYGAFGDKHALYLSSLDRYIEYGLQGMEAALGGERPLGSALMAVYDGALAIYFPGSDTPRGCFLIGTALAESRADEEVRDKLAAGLNIFDAAFERRFERARAQGEIDASANPAVLAKIASAILHTLAVRSRAGDSRASLRATAKAGVAMMCGTPTEVSAKPEAKPETPAAPRKRK from the coding sequence ATGCATGACGGTACAAAAAACGACAAGCGGGCGCGCGGGCGGCCTCGCAACTACGATCCCGATCAGGCGCTCAGCGACGCGCGCGACGCGTTCTGGCAAGGCGGTTACGCGGGCACATCGCTCGACGCGCTGAGCGAGGCCACCGGTATGAATCGGCCCAGCCTGTATGGCGCGTTCGGCGACAAGCACGCGCTCTACCTGAGCTCGCTGGATCGCTACATCGAGTACGGTCTGCAGGGAATGGAGGCTGCGCTCGGCGGGGAGCGTCCATTGGGCAGCGCGTTGATGGCCGTCTATGACGGCGCGTTGGCCATCTACTTTCCTGGCAGCGATACGCCGCGCGGCTGCTTTCTGATCGGCACGGCACTCGCCGAGTCGCGCGCGGATGAAGAGGTTCGCGACAAACTCGCCGCAGGTCTGAATATTTTCGATGCCGCCTTCGAGCGGCGTTTCGAGCGTGCGAGGGCGCAAGGCGAAATCGATGCATCCGCGAATCCCGCCGTGTTGGCGAAAATCGCGTCGGCGATCCTCCACACGCTTGCGGTGCGGTCGCGCGCCGGAGATTCGCGCGCATCGTTGCGCGCCACGGCCAAGGCCGGCGTTGCGATGATGTGCGGGACGCCTACCGAGGTGTCGGCAAAACCCGAGGCAAAACCCGAAACGCCGGCCGCTCCGCGCAAAAGGAAGTGA
- a CDS encoding glutathione binding-like protein, with translation MSMELYFSPLACSLATRIALYEASADAGFIEVDNQSKRLRDGSDFYPINALGQVPVLRTDDGWLLKENTAILPYVADAYPESGLAPAAGTAARAKLQEWLGFISTELHKGVFVTLLDPEASAEVRSYTHQRVALRFGVLDRHFAEHEFLQDGFSVADAYLVTVLNWAQYSGIDLKAWPNVKKYYLKMAERPTVARALAEEMQLFAEEQVRRKQAKAS, from the coding sequence ATGAGCATGGAGCTTTATTTTTCGCCGCTGGCGTGTTCGCTGGCCACGCGTATCGCGTTGTACGAAGCGAGCGCGGACGCGGGTTTTATCGAAGTGGACAACCAGTCGAAGCGTCTTCGCGACGGTTCCGATTTTTACCCGATCAACGCTTTGGGGCAGGTGCCGGTTCTGCGCACCGATGACGGCTGGTTGTTGAAGGAGAACACCGCCATCCTGCCGTACGTTGCGGACGCCTATCCGGAAAGCGGGCTGGCGCCGGCAGCGGGCACGGCGGCGCGCGCGAAGCTGCAGGAGTGGCTGGGTTTCATCAGCACGGAATTGCACAAGGGTGTATTCGTGACGCTGCTGGACCCGGAGGCATCGGCGGAGGTGCGGAGCTACACGCATCAGCGCGTGGCGCTGCGCTTTGGCGTACTGGACCGGCATTTCGCCGAGCACGAATTCCTGCAGGACGGATTCAGCGTCGCGGATGCGTATCTCGTGACCGTCCTGAACTGGGCGCAATACAGCGGTATCGATTTGAAGGCATGGCCGAATGTGAAAAAGTACTACCTGAAAATGGCCGAGCGGCCGACGGTAGCGAGAGCGCTGGCGGAAGAAATGCAGCTTTTCGCGGAAGAGCAAGTCAGGCGCAAACAAGCGAAGGCATCCTGA
- a CDS encoding XRE family transcriptional regulator — protein sequence MDTHLTKPADPSTADLGRRVRAARQAQDLTLETASRLCGVSRSTLSKVENGLMSPTFDVLQKIVLGLKIEIGELFGSTPKVSASGRRALTRRNEGQRHAYRGYQMELLATDLAHKAMLPFRIRISAHTLDAFDDWGRHEGEEFLYVISGSVCLYSELYAPTHLNAGDSLYFDSRTGHAAVSTSEEDAEVLWMATSADIPSAPAAGETSKK from the coding sequence ATGGATACTCATCTCACCAAACCCGCCGATCCCTCCACCGCGGACCTCGGCCGTCGCGTGCGCGCCGCCCGTCAGGCGCAGGACCTGACGCTGGAAACCGCGAGCCGCCTGTGCGGCGTATCCCGCTCGACGCTTTCCAAGGTCGAGAACGGCCTGATGTCGCCCACCTTCGACGTGCTGCAGAAAATCGTGCTGGGTCTGAAGATCGAAATCGGCGAGTTGTTCGGCTCGACGCCCAAAGTCAGCGCGAGCGGCCGTCGCGCGCTCACGCGCAGGAACGAAGGTCAGCGTCACGCGTACCGCGGCTATCAAATGGAATTGCTCGCCACCGACCTCGCGCACAAGGCGATGCTGCCGTTCCGCATCCGCATCTCCGCGCACACGCTCGATGCCTTCGACGACTGGGGCCGTCATGAAGGCGAAGAGTTTCTGTACGTGATCAGCGGCAGCGTGTGCCTGTATTCCGAGCTGTATGCGCCCACGCATCTGAATGCCGGCGACAGTCTGTACTTCGACAGCCGCACCGGCCATGCCGCGGTGTCGACCAGCGAGGAAGACGCCGAAGTGTTGTGGATGGCCACCAGCGCCGACATTCCATCGGCGCCGGCCGCTGGCGAGACCTCGAAGAAATAA